In Bacillota bacterium, one genomic interval encodes:
- a CDS encoding sulfatase-like hydrolase/transferase: protein MPSKILPNILLILADQHRYDCIGYSNIYPIHTPNIDRLAEQGMWFTNAYTPIPVCCPARQSMLNGRRPETFGALWNYNNGLKVSTLSPNDYTWVKDIKEHVYRTGHVGKWSISPEYGPDYYGFDDYVSDAEYRDFRKDKYPCIKFTNGFFGEIDAALLEHSHTHWLADKTIQMMERYAADSRPWLISLDFSEPHLPCRPSEPFACMYNPSAIPMWPSFEENFENKPYIQKQQLYSWNIENFTWDDWAPIVARYYGIISQMDDAIGKIINKLDLLGLAEDTVVIYTSDHGDMCGSHRMIDKHYVLYDDIVKVPLIVRWPSTVESGTVCSDFICHSLDIPPTILDVANINKKDFFQGKSLLPLLRGEMVNDWRNYAVSTYNGQQFGLYTQRMIRTKEWKYIWNTTDVDELYNLKDDPYELHNVIYDSQYKELVSELRYMLYKELIKDEDGLVIGNEWLKTQLIGGKKI from the coding sequence ATGCCATCTAAAATATTGCCCAATATTTTGCTTATATTAGCCGACCAACATCGCTATGATTGTATAGGCTACAGCAATATTTACCCTATACATACTCCAAATATTGACAGGTTGGCCGAACAGGGTATGTGGTTTACCAATGCATATACACCTATACCGGTATGTTGCCCTGCCAGGCAGTCGATGTTAAACGGAAGGCGCCCTGAAACTTTTGGTGCCCTATGGAACTATAATAACGGGTTAAAAGTTTCAACATTAAGTCCAAACGATTATACCTGGGTGAAAGATATAAAGGAGCATGTGTACCGTACAGGGCATGTGGGTAAGTGGAGTATAAGTCCTGAATACGGCCCTGATTATTATGGATTTGATGATTATGTGTCTGATGCTGAATATAGGGATTTTCGCAAGGATAAATATCCTTGCATAAAATTTACTAATGGGTTTTTTGGAGAGATTGATGCCGCACTACTTGAACATTCCCATACACATTGGCTGGCAGACAAAACCATACAAATGATGGAAAGGTATGCAGCTGACAGCCGACCCTGGCTCATTAGCCTTGATTTTTCCGAACCACATTTGCCCTGCAGGCCATCAGAACCTTTTGCCTGCATGTATAACCCTTCGGCTATTCCGATGTGGCCAAGTTTTGAAGAGAACTTTGAAAACAAGCCCTATATACAAAAACAGCAGTTATACAGCTGGAATATAGAGAATTTTACTTGGGACGATTGGGCACCCATTGTTGCCAGGTATTATGGTATAATTAGCCAGATGGATGATGCTATCGGTAAAATTATCAATAAATTGGATTTACTTGGATTAGCGGAGGATACTGTAGTAATATATACGTCAGACCATGGAGACATGTGTGGCTCTCATAGGATGATAGATAAACATTATGTACTTTATGACGATATAGTCAAGGTGCCTTTGATTGTAAGATGGCCTAGTACCGTTGAAAGCGGTACTGTATGCAGTGATTTTATATGCCATTCTCTCGATATTCCTCCAACAATACTTGATGTTGCCAATATAAATAAAAAGGACTTTTTTCAGGGGAAATCACTTTTACCTTTGCTAAGAGGTGAAATGGTAAATGATTGGAGAAATTATGCTGTATCAACTTATAACGGCCAGCAATTCGGCCTGTATACACAAAGGATGATAAGGACTAAAGAATGGAAATATATCTGGAATACAACGGATGTGGACGAATTATATAACCTTAAGGATGACCCTTATGAATTGCATAATGTTATATATGATTCTCAATATAAGGAACTGGTTTCAGAATTGAGATATATGCTGTATAAGGAATTAATAAAAGATGAAGACGGATTGGTAATCGGAAACGAATGGCTCAAGACTCAGCTGATAGGGGGTAAAAAGATTTAA
- a CDS encoding endonuclease/exonuclease/phosphatase family protein, with amino-acid sequence MFDINYETIRCMTFNIHYDNTEDKNNPWKYRKEMVASIIRFHRVDVAGLQEVLKNQLDDLAKLLPNYAWVGVGREDGIDKGEFTPIFYLRERLEVLTSGNFWLSKTPGIPGSRSWDAVCKRIVTWAEFRDKVTEKRFFLFNTHFDHVGFNARRKSAHLLLRKIQEIGKDFPVIVTGDFNCNERSETYRILTDYRNKDSEYKNLRDARMESVYSHHGPTITYHNYKATRLFRLMKKFKHFKSTLDKFNVEMCIDFIFIKNDIKVLQHGILSDTWDGWYPSDHMPVVADLIL; translated from the coding sequence ATGTTTGACATAAATTATGAAACTATAAGGTGTATGACATTCAATATTCATTATGATAACACTGAAGATAAGAATAATCCATGGAAATATAGAAAAGAAATGGTGGCAAGCATAATACGTTTTCATCGGGTTGATGTTGCAGGGCTCCAGGAAGTTTTAAAAAATCAGCTTGATGATTTGGCAAAGCTTCTTCCCAATTATGCATGGGTAGGAGTCGGCAGGGAAGACGGAATTGATAAAGGTGAGTTTACGCCTATATTTTATTTAAGGGAGCGCTTAGAGGTTCTGACTTCAGGTAATTTCTGGCTGTCGAAAACTCCCGGCATACCCGGCAGCAGAAGTTGGGATGCTGTATGTAAACGTATAGTAACGTGGGCAGAGTTTCGAGATAAAGTTACCGAAAAAAGGTTTTTTCTTTTCAATACCCATTTTGACCATGTAGGCTTTAACGCAAGACGGAAAAGCGCACATTTACTATTAAGGAAAATACAAGAAATAGGTAAAGATTTTCCTGTTATAGTTACCGGAGATTTCAATTGTAATGAAAGAAGCGAAACATATAGAATTCTGACAGACTACAGAAACAAAGACTCAGAATACAAAAATTTGCGGGATGCCCGCATGGAGTCTGTTTACAGTCATCATGGGCCTACAATAACTTATCATAATTATAAAGCAACCAGGCTTTTTAGGTTAATGAAGAAATTTAAACACTTTAAAAGTACTTTGGACAAGTTTAATGTTGAAATGTGCATAGACTTTATTTTTATAAAAAACGATATCAAAGTATTACAACATGGTATTCTTTCAGATACATGGGACGGGTGGTACCCTTCGGACCATATGCCGGTGGTTGCGGATTTAATCCTATAA